The genomic DNA CAAACGCAGGCTTGAGCATCGCGCCCAGGTTCAGGTTCGAGGTCttgggcgtgcgcagcgactcgtCCACGCGGAGCAGGTCCGAACGACCCACCATCTCGTTGACGGTACGCAAACCAAGCTTGGCCATGATCGCACGCatctcctcggcgaggtagTAGAAGAAGTTGATTACGTGCTCGGGCTGGCCGGCAAActtctcgcgcagcttgggGTCCTGCGTCGCGATACCGACGGGGCAGGTGTTCAAGTGGCACTTGCGCATCATGATACAGCCCATCGAAATaagcggcgcggtcgagAAGCCCCACTCCTCGGCACCGAGCAGACAGGCCATCGCAAGGTCACGACCCGTGCGCAGCTGACCGTCGGTCTGCACAGTCACACGGCCACGCAAGTCGTTGAGGACAAGCGTCTGGTGCGTCTCGGCAAGACCCAGCTCCCAGGGCAGACCGGCGTACTTGATACccgtccagcgcgaggcaccCGTACCACCGTCGTGGCCGGCAATCAGCACGTGGTCGGCCTTCGCCTTGGCGACACCCGAGGCGACGATACCCACACCGACCTCGGACACGAGCTTGACACTGACGCGCGACCGGGGGTTCGAGCACTTCAGGTCGTAAATGAGCTGCTTCAAGTCCTCAATCGAGTAGATGTCGTGGTGGGGGGGCGGGCTAATCAGACCGACACCCGCGGTACTGTGACGCGTACGCGCGATCGACTCCGACACCTTGTGGCCGGGCAGCTCACCACCCTCACCGGGCTTGGCAccctgcgcgagcttgatttgcagctcgtccgagtcggagAGGTAGTAGGAGGTGACACCGAAACGACCCGAGGCGATCTGCTTGATCTTGGAACGGAGCGAGTCGCCGTTCGGCAGGGGGATCGAACGCTCGGGGTCCTCACCACCCTCACCCGTGTTCGACTTACCGCCGAGACGGTTCATGGCAatggcgagcgccgagtgcgcctCCATCGAGATCGAACCGTAGGACATGGCACCCGTGCAGAAGCGCTGCGCAATCTCCGTCCAAGGCTCCACCTGGTCGACGGGGATCGGGCGCGCCTTGGAGAAGTCAAAGTCGAGCAGACCACGGAGCGTCGTCTTCTCGACCAtgtcgcgcgacgccttCGAGTAAGTGTCCCACGCAGCCTGGTTCTTCTGGCGCGTGGCGTCCTGGAGAGCGGCAATACAGTTGGGGTCGTTGATGTGCGGCTCACCACCGTCACGCCAGTGGTACTCGCCGTTCTCGGGGAGGCCGTTGAAGTGCACGGTCTGGCGCTTGGGCCACGCCTGCTCGTGCATCTCAAAGGCGTCCGCAGCGAGCATCGCAAAGGTCGAGCCCTGGACACGCGAGGCAGTACCGGCAAAGCAGCGGTCAATGACCGTGTTGTCGAGACCGAGCGCCTCAAAGATCTGCGCACCCTTGTACGAGGCAAGAGTGGAAATACCCATCTTGGACATGACCTTGAGGATACCaccgtcgacggcgtggCGCCAGTTGACGGTGAGCTCCTCGGGCGAGAGGTCCTTCTTCGAAAGACCCTCGCGGCCGATCTTCATCACGGCCTCCTGAGCGAGCCAGGGGCAGATGGCGTCGGCACCGTAGCCAACGAGCACACAGACGTGGTGCACCTCGCGGGCCTCGGCCGTCTCGACAACAAGCGCAAtgctgctgcgctgctTGTTGCGGATCAGGTGGTGATGGACACCACCGCAGGCAATAAGCGAGCTGATGGCCACACGCGACTCGCTCACGTTGCGGTCCGAAAGCACCACGACCTTGAAGTTGTCCTTGATGGCCTGCGACACCTCGGCGCagacgcggtcgagcgtgcgctcgtaGCCAGCAACACCCTCGCTGTGCTCAAACGTGATGTCGATGGTCTTAGTCTCCCAGCCGGGGTAGGCGGCGTTCATCTGCTTCAGCGAGGCCATGTCCTCCATGCTGAGCACGGGACTCGGCAGCTGGATACGGTTGCactgctgctcgtcgagacCGAGCAGGTTGCCCTCGGGACCGATGTATTGCTCGAGCGACATGACAACCGCCTCACGGATGGGGTCGATCGGGGGGTTGGTCACCTGCGCGAAGAGCTCGCGGAAGTAGTCGTAGATCAGGCGTGTGTTCTGCGACATGCATGCAAGCGGACCGTCGTTACCCAtcgagccgagcgcctccttCGAGTCAGAGACCATGGGCAGCATGAGCAGGCTGATCTGGTCAACCGTGTAGCCAAAGGCACGGAGCTTCGGGTCGGTGctcaggcgctcgtcgtccagcgGCGGCACACTGTCAGGCTTCAGGCGCATGACGGACTTGGTGATGTCGGGCATGCGGAAGAGGTTGTGCTCGATCCAGGCAGCAAAGTCGGCAATGTGCGACGTCGTGGCCTTCAGCTCACGGTCGTCGACAATGCGGCCCTCGACCGTGTCCACAAGGAGCATGCGGCCAGGGCGCAAACGGCCCTTGGCAGTGATCGTCTCAGGGGGAATCGTGATAGTACCGACCTCCGAGGCACAGATCATGATGTCCTCGTTGGTGGTCACCCAGCGACAGGGGCGCAGACCGTTACGGTCCAGGTTCGCACCACAGTAGCGGCCGTCACAGAAGGTGAAGAGCGCGGGACCGTCCCATGGCTCCATCAGGCAGGCAGCCCATTGGTAGAAGGCGACCTTGGCGGGGTCCATGTCTTTCTCGCTGCCCTGCCAAGCCTCGGGAACCATAAGCATGACAGCCTGGGGCAGCGTCAGCACCTTGTTCACcacaagcagctcgagcacatTGTCGAAGGCGGCCGAGTCCGAACCGCCGTTCTCGACAATCGGGTAgagcaggtcgagctcgtcgccaaACACCTCGGAGCGGAGGTGGCCCTCGCGAGCACGCATCCAGTTCTTGTTTCCGCGGATGGTGTTGATCTCACCGTTGTGGGCGGCCCAGCGGAGCGGCTGAGCGCGGTCCCACGACGGGAAGGTGTTGGTCGAGAAACGCGAGTGGACGAGCGCAAAGTGCGCGCTGTAGTAGGCGTTGTTCAGATCGTAGTAGTAGTTGTACACCTGGACGGGGCTCAGCTGACCCTTGTATACAATGTTCGAGGGGCTCAGCGAGCAGATGTAGAACCAGTTCTGGAGACCAATGCGGTGCGTAGCGTGCTTGCGCAGTACGTACAGCTGGCGGCCAAAGTAGCTCTCGTCGAACGTGCCGCTGCCCTCGCTCTTCTTCGAGTTCCAGCCGTAGTAGTCACCCAGCACCACGAAAGGCTGCAGCGTCTTGGGCTcgcggctgcgcgaggcAGGGCCGAGAATCGAGCTGTCCACCGGCACTTCACGCcagccgagcacgcgcaggTGGAGCTTCTGCGCAATCTGCTCAAACAGCTTGATatgctcggcgcgggcctTTTCGTCCTTGGAGGTGAAGAACACGTTACCGCACGCGTATTCGCCGACAGGGGGGAGCTCAAAGTCATGGTCGCTGCGCActtcgcggcgcaggaacgCATCGGGGATACCGGTCATGACACCAGCACCGTcaccgtcgcgcgcgtcggcaccCGTCGCACCACGGTGGGTCATGTTGCAAAGGAGCCAGCGGGCGTCGGACACGATCTTGTGGTTGGCCTTGCCCTTGATGTGGCACAGGAAACCGACACCACACGCATCCTTCTCGAGATCGGGGTTGTAGAGACCCTGAGCAGCGGGCAAAGAGCCAGCCCAAGACTGGTCATCGCGCGCCACCGATTCGTATCCGCTGTCTTGCAGCGCCTCAGTCGAGGCGTATTCCTTCACAAATTCTTGGTTGTCACCATTGTAATCCACACCGGCAGTAGAAAAGTCGTTGATAGAAGACATACCCTGGTCGTCTAGAGGGGATAAAGTCTTTTGCTGGTAAAAGTCGCCTGAAAGGTGTTAGTCGCGTCCAGGGCGGGGCAAGAAGTACGTACTAGTTCAATTAGCTATACTGCGTTCAGGTGCTGCTTCGGCAGCAGCACAAACACACTGCAAGCTCTTCTTGTCGTTGAAAGGGCACTCTTTCGCAAAAGATGGACAACCGCCACGACCTCAGACAAGGATAGGGATGGAGAGAAAAGCGTTATCTCTTGTCTTAGCTAAATGTATTCCGGTCAGCCCCGGCATCGGTTGCTCGAAGCGCCCCCGCTTTGCAGTTTCACTTACCCAATCAAATGCAGTTCTTTACTACTGATGACTCGTTCGGccacgcgaggcgccgctcgataATCCAATTTCTTATCTAGCCGAAGGTCCGCCTATCCAAATCACGTGAAATCAAGATCCACCGTGGCCGTTCGTGCCTAGGCTCACGTAAGAATTGGTGCACCATATGGCGAGCCTcgcggacgagctgctcgccgatcTCGAGCCGGAAGGCGAGGAGGTGAGTGCGCCCCCGCCGCAGGGACATGAAGAAGGAGATACGCATGCGCTAGACGGCGAGGCAGGCGCCTTTGGCCACGAAGGCGACCaggagcacgccgcccagGACGAGTCCGaactcggccttgcgcacggtgcagcgcgcccgcCGGAGCAGATGGACCAAGAAATGCTCGACACGATGGACTTTGGCAAAGAGAGCGTGGATAGCGCGCGATCTGTCTCAAAATTATATGGAAGCGATACCCTTGCCGAACTACTGAATGTACGTTGTGCCCACTGACGCAGTCCATCGACACCTACATGGCACAGCCAGCGCCGGAGCTCGCGGGAGCTTTGGAGGATACGCCCGAGTACTACCTAATTGTGCGGTCCAACAATATggccgtcgaggtcgaTAATGAAGTTATGATGCTGCACAAGTTCATCCGCGAACGGTACTCGCCACGGTTtcccgagctcgagacgctcgtgCTGAACCCGTGGGAGTTTATCCAGACCGTGCGTGCTATGGGCAACGAAAAGGACCTGGTGCAGTCGGACCTCGAGGGAATCTTGCCCCACGGCaccgtcgtcgtcatcaGCATGACCGCCTCGACCACGACGGGCCAGCCGCTGCCCGAGGACGAGTGGCAACGCGTTCAGGAGGCGTGCGATATGGTgtacgagctcgaggcgaacCGCCGCAAGATTCTGCAGTATGTCGAGTCGCGCATGACGCTCCTTGCGCCCAACTTTTCCGCCCTGGTCGGCACGACCGTCGCGACCAAGCTCGTGGGTGtcgccggcggccttgcggcgctcgccaaaATCCCGTCGTGCAACCTGCACTTGCTGGGCGCCTCCAAGAAGCAGGCGAGTGGCCTGTCGAGCATCCACGGCAACTCGACGCGCTTCTCGGGGTACTTGGCGCAGTGCGACCTCGTTGCAAACACCCCGAGTGACTACCGCAcacaggcgctgcgcatggtcggcgccaaggcgtcgctcgccgcacGCATGGACGTCAGCGCGTCGGGGACCAAGCGCAACGGGCAGTACGGCGCGAACCTGCACGAAGAGATTGCGCACAAGATCGAAAAGCTGATGGAGCCGCCACCTGCGAAGCTCATCAAGGCGCTGCCTGTGCCGAACGAAGGCGGGCGCAAGCAGCGACGTGGtgggcgccgtgcgcgcaaGTTCCGCGAGATGCATGGTCTTacggagctgcgcaagatgCAGAACCGCGTCGAGTTCGGCaaggaagaggaagaggccGGCGCCTTTGACGAGACCATGGGTCTCGGCATGATCAATACCAAGGCCAGCGGCAAGATCCGCGCCGTGACTGCCAATGCCTCGTCCAAGGCGAAGCTGTCCAAGGCGAacaaggcgcgcctcgcgacgctcaacCGGCCATCGCTGTCGCTGCACAGCAGCAGCcccggctcgtcgacgtccggCACAGCGTCCTCGCTGTCATTTACGCCGGTGCAAGgcatcgagctcgtggaCCCCTCGCGCCAGAAAAAAGCGGACGAGGCGAATGCCAAGTGGTTCCGCGAAGGCCAATTTTCGCTGCTGCCCGGTACGTCGGGCCAGACGATCCCTGGCCTCGGCAACAAGCCTGGTTCGagcatgccgccgccgccgccgccgccgccgcgttcATAGGTGCTTAGCGATTTTGCACTTCTATCCAATTTACTTGGTGCTAGCTTACTTCTCCGCGACCGGGCGGTGGAGCATCGACTTGCGGGCCGGGCCCACGCCGATCCACTCGATCGGCACACCGAGGAAGTCCTCGATGAACTCGACGTACTCGCGGCAGGTCTGGGGCAGTTGGTCGTACTCGGTGATCTCCGAGATGGGACCCTCCCAGCCCGGGAAGGTCTTGTATTGCACCTCGACCTTTGCGAGCATGTTGAGGTCCGCCGGGAAGCTGGCGAGCTCTTTGCCCTGGATGGTGTAGCTCGTAGCGACCTTGATCTCCTTGATGCCGTCCAGGACGTCGAGTTTGGTCAGGTTCAGGCAGGTGTAGCCGTTGATGAGGCACGAGTAGCGCATCATCACCAGGTCCAGCcagccgcagcggcgccgacggccggTGGTCGTGCCGTactcggcgccgacctCCTGCAGGTGCGTCATGATGTCGTCGTTCAGCTCGGTCGGGAAAGGACCGGCGCCGACACGCGACGTGTATGCCTTCGTGACACCAATCACCTTGCCGATGCTCTGCGGAGGGATACCGAGACCCGTGCATACACCACCGATGCCCGTCGAAGACGACGTGACGAACGGATAGGTACCGTAGTCCAGGTCGAGCATCAGCGCGTTCGCACCCTCGACCAGCACGCGGCGGTTCGACGAGAGCATCGAGTGGATGAACGTCACACCGTCCACGACAAACggacgcaggcgctcggcaaaggCACGGTAGCGAGCGATCTCTCCCTCGGTGTCGTACTCAAAGTTGCCGTAGCGCTTGATGCggccctcgacgagcttgcggAACTTTTGCGCAAAGGTCTCGAAGTCGTACAGGTGGTGCACGCGCAGacccgagcgcgacgccttGGAGGAGTACGCGGGACCGATACCCTTCTTGGTGGTACCGATACTGCTGCCGCCCAGCTCGACCTCCTTCAGGCCATCGACGACCTGGTGGAAGTCAAAcacgaggtgcgcacggtccGACAAAAACAGGCGGTTGTCGCACTTGAGACCTGGGTCAGTCATACCACGTACCCTTCTTTTCGAtcgtgtcgagctcgctGAAGAACGAGGGGACGTGCACCACGACACCGCTGCCGATGAAACCAACACAACGGGGGTTGACCAGACCTGCGTCAGAGAATCCACGTACCGGACGGGAGGAGATGGAAATCGAACTTGGTCTTGACTTGGTCAGGACCAACGTTCGCCACGATCGTGTGGCCGGCGTTGTTGCCGCCCGCACACCGCGCGCAGATGTCCATCTCACCCGACAGCATGTCGGTGAGTTTACCTGAGGTTAGCCGGAATCCCCTCGAGGGCGTACGTACCCTTGCCCTCATCGCCCCATTGGGACCCGAGGACAACGGTAACTTGTCCCTGCTTGGACAAGTTAGGCTTTGGCAGGGTAGCCATTTTCGTCCAGCGAACTGACGAAACGCAGAGCGCAGAGCCTGGGCGGCACCCCGGCGGCCTTTCTGTGCCGCGCCTTGCTTCCGAATGCACGACACATTGGCGCCGCTGATTGGCTGGAATTCATCGATGTTGCGAGCCGCCCGCTAGGCCGGCCCAGGCAGCCCGGCTGCAGTGTCCAGTCGCAGCTATACCAAGCCAGCAAGTCATCCAATGCACAGCGCCATGCTACAGACTATATGAGGTAGGCACGCGTGCAATTACGCAGTCCAGAGCTTGGCAATCAGCTCAGTCAGGCCTGGTGTTAGTGTTTTCGGTAGAAAAAAACGTACCAATGTCGTCTGTGGTCAAGCGCCAAGAAGGCTAGTGTCAGTAGGTGTCCTAATGGCAAgcagacgccgcgcgcacggccaaaAAGAagccaaggcgctcgtcgtctgCGTGAAATATACGCACTCGTGTTGAACTCTGGGGGTCAGTCCCGCGCTGGCGTACGTACCGTAAAGACCGATGGCGGAAGCGACCGTGAAGCTGCGAATGAACCAGTTGAGCGCAGGGCCGGCAATGGGGAACTTGCGCTTCTCGACGTAGTCAGTCACGACGTTCTCGAAACCAATGTGAGAGTGCAGTAGCAGGGTCACCGACAAAACACCGTCCACCACGCCGGACATGCCGTGcttcgccgcggcgacagCGCAGATGGGAACGAGCGAGGCAGAGATCAGGCGCTCAAAGGCCCAGTGGTACGAGCCGTGCGTCGCATCGGGCTTGGGGTATACCGTAGGGTCGTTCACGGTGCCGTTGATGTAGGCTGCTCGTTAGTACTGTACCCCTCTTTTCTATACATACAGCCGCTGGAGGGGTAGATGCGGGGACCGCCGAACGAACGGGTCTTGGTCG from Malassezia japonica chromosome 1, complete sequence includes the following:
- the GLT1 gene encoding alanine dehydrogenase (BUSCO:EOG092600T9; MEROPS:MER1054487; EggNog:ENOG503NUMZ; COG:E); protein product: MSSINDFSTAGVDYNGDNQEFVKEYASTEALQDSGYESVARDDQSWAGSLPAAQGLYNPDLEKDACGVGFLCHIKGKANHKIVSDARWLLCNMTHRGATGADARDGDGAGVMTGIPDAFLRREVRSDHDFELPPVGEYACGNVFFTSKDEKARAEHIKLFEQIAQKLHLRVLGWREVPVDSSILGPASRSREPKTLQPFVVLGDYYGWNSKKSEGSGTFDESYFGRQLYVLRKHATHRIGLQNWFYICSLSPSNIVYKGQLSPVQVYNYYYDLNNAYYSAHFALVHSRFSTNTFPSWDRAQPLRWAAHNGEINTIRGNKNWMRAREGHLRSEVFGDELDLLYPIVENGGSDSAAFDNVLELLVVNKVLTLPQAVMLMVPEAWQGSEKDMDPAKVAFYQWAACLMEPWDGPALFTFCDGRYCGANLDRNGLRPCRWVTTNEDIMICASEVGTITIPPETITAKGRLRPGRMLLVDTVEGRIVDDRELKATTSHIADFAAWIEHNLFRMPDITKSVMRLKPDSVPPLDDERLSTDPKLRAFGYTVDQISLLMLPMVSDSKEALGSMGNDGPLACMSQNTRLIYDYFRELFAQVTNPPIDPIREAVVMSLEQYIGPEGNLLGLDEQQCNRIQLPSPVLSMEDMASLKQMNAAYPGWETKTIDITFEHSEGVAGYERTLDRVCAEVSQAIKDNFKVVVLSDRNVSESRVAISSLIACGGVHHHLIRNKQRSSIALVVETAEAREVHHVCVLVGYGADAICPWLAQEAVMKIGREGLSKKDLSPEELTVNWRHAVDGGILKVMSKMGISTLASYKGAQIFEALGLDNTVIDRCFAGTASRVQGSTFAMLAADAFEMHEQAWPKRQTVHFNGLPENGEYHWRDGGEPHINDPNCIAALQDATRQKNQAAWDTYSKASRDMVEKTTLRGLLDFDFSKARPIPVDQVEPWTEIAQRFCTGAMSYGSISMEAHSALAIAMNRLGGKSNTGEGGEDPERSIPLPNGDSLRSKIKQIASGRFGVTSYYLSDSDELQIKLAQGAKPGEGGELPGHKVSESIARTRHSTAGVGLISPPPHHDIYSIEDLKQLIYDLKCSNPRSRVSVKLVSEVGVGIVASGVAKAKADHVLIAGHDGGTGASRWTGIKYAGLPWELGLAETHQTLVLNDLRGRVTVQTDGQLRTGRDLAMACLLGAEEWGFSTAPLISMGCIMMRKCHLNTCPVGIATQDPKLREKFAGQPEHVINFFYYLAEEMRAIMAKLGLRTVNEMVGRSDLLRVDESLRTPKTSNLNLGAMLKPAFEMRPGAATYKVRQQDHKLYIRLDNKFIDEAEPALQGGLPVQIECQVVNTDRALGTTLSYRVSKQFGEEGLPRDTIHINAKGSAGQSCGAFLAPGITLELEGDANDYVGKGLSGGRLIVYPPKVSSFKPEENVIVGNTCLYGATRGNAYFAGIAAERFAVRNSGAHAVVEGVGDHGCEYMTGGRVVVLGSTGRNFAAGMSGGIAYVLDMNRDFSSKCNMEMVELGSVRDPHEIAELRNLLEDHRHYTGSSVAEHVIHEFHHLLPRFVRVMPTDYKQVLEAQAAKAAEEKKKSSHVDLLGTLSRRGSQVDITAEDETDKDAKPHEPSVTDMEDAMLDEDLAQARAGKLDKMRGFMKYKRRGESYRNAGARVKDFRELSKRLTDTELKLQTARCMDCGVPFCQSDSGCPISNIIPKWNDLVFKGQWRDALNRLLMTNNFPEFTGRVCPAPCEGACVLGIIESPVGIKSIECAIIDRAWEEGWMVPRIPEVRTGKTVAVIGSGPAGLACADQLNRAGHSVTVYERADRVGGLLMYGIPNMKLDKHVVDRRVNLMADEGVQFITSTEVGCDVDAADLHAQNDAVVFATGATWPRDLKIPGREADGVHFAMEYLTSTTASLLSHQLQEGTYLSAKGKHVVVIGGGDTGNDCIGTAVRHGAASVTNFELLPQPPEERAPNNPWPQWPRVFRTDYGHSEVKAKWGSDPREFCISTTDFERDESGKLVALNTVRVAWELDASGKWQMNKVPGSEKRFPCDLCFLALGFLGPENEAIKSLELKQDARSNILADTVKGKHPYKTSVDRVYAAGDCRRGQSLIVWGIQEGRACAAQVDTDLMSNSYLPWAGSIPHRIYVPEAVEQPPATTVKTEA
- the PRP31 gene encoding U4/U6-U5 snRNP complex subunit prp31 (BUSCO:EOG09264B2X; EggNog:ENOG503NWX2; COG:A), whose amino-acid sequence is MASLADELLADLEPEGEEVSAPPPQGHEEGDTHALDGEAGAFGHEGDQEHAAQDESELGLAHGAARPPEQMDQEMLDTMDFGKESSIDTYMAQPAPELAGALEDTPEYYLIVRSNNMAVEVDNEVMMLHKFIRERYSPRFPELETLVLNPWEFIQTVRAMGNEKDLVQSDLEGILPHGTVVVISMTASTTTGQPLPEDEWQRVQEACDMVYELEANRRKILQYVESRMTLLAPNFSALVGTTVATKLVGVAGGLAALAKIPSCNLHLLGASKKQASGLSSIHGNSTRFSGYLAQCDLVANTPSDYRTQALRMVGAKASLAARMDVSASGTKRNGQYGANLHEEIAHKIEKLMEPPPAKLIKALPVPNEGGRKQRRGGRRARKFREMHGLTELRKMQNRVEFGKEEEEAGAFDETMGLGMINTKASGKIRAVTANASSKAKLSKANKARLATLNRPSLSLHSSSPGSSTSGTASSLSFTPVQGIELVDPSRQKKADEANAKWFREGQFSLLPGTSGQTIPGLGNKPGSSMPPPPPPPPRS
- the ADE12 gene encoding adenylosuccinate synthase (COG:F; EggNog:ENOG503NWD9), which codes for MSMRSLVGLNKQVPSQAYMRVLASGMRGFHAARPTAVDATKTRSFGGPRIYPSSGSYINGTVNDPTVYPKPDATHGSYHWAFERLISASLVPICAVAAAKHGMSGVVDGVLSVTLLLHSHIGFENVVTDYVEKRKFPIAGPALNWFIRSFTVASAIGLYEFNTNDIGLTELIAKLWTAYRCKLTDMLSGEMDICARCAGGNNAGHTIVANVGPDQVKTKFDFHLLPSGLVNPRCVGFIGSGVVVHVPSFFSELDTIEKKGLKCDNRLFLSDRAHLVFDFHQVVDGLKEVELGGSSIGTTKKGIGPAYSSKASRSGLRVHHLYDFETFAQKFRKLVEGRIKRYGNFEYDTEGEIARYRAFAERLRPFVVDGVTFIHSMLSSNRRVLVEGANALMLDLDYGTYPFVTSSSTGIGGVCTGLGIPPQSIGKVIGVTKAYTSRVGAGPFPTELNDDIMTHLQEVGAEYGTTTGRRRRCGWLDLVMMRYSCLINGYTCLNLTKLDVLDGIKEIKVATSYTIQGKELASFPADLNMLAKVEVQYKTFPGWEGPISEITEYDQLPQTCREYVEFIEDFLGVPIEWIGVGPARKSMLHRPVAEK